In Pyrus communis chromosome 11, drPyrComm1.1, whole genome shotgun sequence, the sequence TGAGTTCTTCAGACTGAAAATGATACACTCACAGGGATAACCATAGTAAGCTAGTGTTTAATTATTAAGTGGTTTTAGTCTCATATCGATTACTAGATACATCATAGCGCATGACcattaaccaaacaaaactgAACAAGCAAAAAGAACACAAAGTACAAGTTCAAGTTGGCCAAAATGGAAGCAGAAACGCAAAGGCAAATAGCACTATCATGTATAACTACGTCTCATGTAATGGAGTTCTAAGCACACTGGCGATGAACAAAAAAACCAGGCGAAATTACACTAAACATATTTTTCGGACCCCCTTCTCAACCACAGAATTCATATATCATCATCAAACGCAACCTTATACCATTGTACAGAACTCCATAACAACCTACTACTCTACTTTCACATTTTGTTCTTTCTCCTCCTTTTCGTTCTCACCGTTCCCTTCTTTTCCATATACCTCTTGATAATATTCTTCATCGTCATATGATTCTTCATCGTCGTAGTACTCTTCGTCATCATCCTCGTCATAATATTCTTGTCCATCATCGCTGTCCACCTTACCATTTTCCAGCAGATATTTTTCTCCCGACTGCTGCCCTCGTAAGCTCTCTTGAATTCGATCTCTGATGGCTGTGCCCTGAAACAATCCCACACCGCAGGGTAAGGACACCAAAATGATTAAGACATGATTAAGACAGTTATACTTGTATAAATATCAGTCTATATGTAAGTGGTAATGCATATGTTGTCTTTACCATTTTATGGCAACCTTCTTCAAACATCTCAAGAAATCCAGCAACCCAGCGATCAGCATTTTCAACCCATTCATTACGATGCATAGCAACAGTTTGAATCTAGAATACCGAGTCAGAAATCCACCAGTAAGAAACATAAACAATCATTGGATCGTGTGAAATCAATTTACAATCTAGTAATTAGCAAACGGATGGTTATGGCTTAATGCAAGAACCAAAGTAATTTCTCCCATATCAGGAGGGAGGAATCTGTTACTTCAAGACAAAAAACTTTTGTTCTCGTAAATGTATGCGTGTATGTGGGTGCATGCATAAAGATTGAACATCATAAGACTTATTAATTATACTTCACCAAATCAAGCACCCAAACAAATGTTTGCAGTAGCTAGCAAGTTTGTTCTAACAATTCTACTACCTAATTAATAAACTTTAGTCCAGTCAATTTGACAATATTGCTTCATTCGTTAAGTAAAACGCTTtgacattgttttttttatttggtgagATGGCTATCTTTCCCAATAATGGGTGATGGCTTGTGGGTACCTTGTGCATTACATCATGCTATGCATATAGAAGCAGGGTTTAACATGTCTAAAAACTCAAGACATGCTGTGTAAGCAGGCGCAACACAAATAATATGGAACTGGAAGCTAAGAACATTATCAGTAAATCGGTTCCCTCTTAATGCCAAATTTCTGAACTTTTGCAATCAGTAGATTATGATAAGGCGGCCAATTAGGTCCATGCAAATTCTCCCATTACATCCTGCAATTACAGCACAACAATATATAGTAAAAAGAGAATGACATACCTTCTCTCCTACTTTCTCTTGATGTTCCTTCACTTTCTCTTGAAACTTCTTCAATCTCATGTTCACCCTTAATCGCTTTTCCTATTTATACCAAACAAAATCAGAAAGATGAGTTTTTTCGCCATGGAAAGCTTACCGTCTCAACAGCTAGGTCAATTTGGGACGAGAACCCACAAAGCCATATTACATAGTAGGAAAactgaataaataaaaaacaaaaagaatcttGCCTTCACAAAACTAACACCAAGCTCTTTTCTTGTATATCCACGATCCAAGTTACGCAACACATACTGGTTATAATCTTTTACAATCCTCATTATAATGTCCGAAGTTGAAATCCCATCAGTTCTCTTTGTTTCCTTAAACCTCCCCACGGCTTTGACCTATAAGAAAAGAACCGCTTAACAAATTATATGTTAAAGataaaaggaaaatagaaacaaaagaaaagcacTTGTCTTGAGCTTACAAATTCGTACACGTCTTGCCCAGCTCCACTTGTATCAGCATAACTGTACAAAAAATGCAAAGTACAAAAGAATACATAACCAATGTCACTATTAAATTTACAATAGGAAAAAATGTAACAAATATGCacttactttttaaatttattaatatctAAGATATACCATGTATTTCAAAAGAACGGAATGCTGAGAGAAATATACTGGAGaaaacgagaaaaaaaaaaaaaaaagcatacaaACAAAACTGAAGAATTTCATAAATGTTCCAAAAGTACATAAAGTCACCAAACAGCATAACAGTAAAGCTCAAAGGTGAGAACTGGGATAAAGTATCCTTACGGTAGAGAGTCATGGGCTACAAAGTCAATCTCATGCTTGTCAAGAAATTCTTGATTGATCACCCAAGGTGCATCAGGAATGACTTCATCTACCCACCTGCAAAGAAAACACATATTTCATGCCCTTGATCACATAACTCTCATAAATTCCGTCGTGAAAATGTGTCATTAATACACATTACacacatgcaaaaccaagattgTAAGGAAGAATTACAAGGTGGAGAGGGAGAAGAAGTAAGAGAGGGCACTCATACTTGCAATGGCGAAGAGATTCATAACGTTCAGACTCTGTCATAACAGTTTTCCCTTTAAACTTGTGAGTTGTTTCATCATTACAACAACCGACGAGCAGATAGGTGTTAGGGAACCTGAAATGGCAATTCgaattcataagaaaaatgtGCAAAAGCAGACCACATATCCGTTTCACAAGTTAACAGCAACAAAGATATCAAATTACAGAAAAAGTAACAtgaaaacaatcaaataaaaagcTAAGCCCCTCAATTTTTAACCTAGGAAACATCTTTGTAACTATTCACATACTTCAAGATTGCAATTCCATAAGCTTTTATCTCATAGGAATCCAATAGGCTTAAGCAAAACGATGTATACGACAAAGAAAAGGATTAACCAATCAACATATTCAATCAATAGACAAACAGAAATCATCGAAGAAGAATATTTCACACCATAAGCAAAAgatcacatcaaaataaaagaTACCCAGGTAATAAATAACACAAAAGCTACGAATTTTATGAAACAAACGAAATACTGGTCGGAAATAGGAGCAACCCAGATTTCAAAAACGAAGAAAAACACAGAACCAAAGCAGCAAATGGCAATTGTAaacagagagagatagagagaggtaGAGGGGTAGAGgggtagagagagagactgacgaTTTCTTGGCCTGCTCGAGCGAGCGAGCGTGGCCGAAGTGGAAGAGATCGTAGATCCCATCGGCGTAGACACGAACAAGGCGGTCCGGCTGATCGGCGGGGTTCGAATTCGAATTGGCACTGCCGTTGCTAGTGCCGTTAGTATCTTTGGGCTCGACCTCTGCCATCCGAATCCAACAAGAAACTGGAGTTTGGCCTTCTTGTTTACCAATATGCCACCTCCGCCACCCACCACCACAACCTTTGCTGCTTCTCTCTCGCCGCTttcgttctctctctctatatttgtTGTGTCCCCTGCTAAAGTGTACAACCTCAGAATACGCGGTAATTCCGCGTGCCCTTTCCTATTTGGttttatttccatttttttcttgttctgttTTCTCGTAGCGGCACGGCAAATGTCACAAAGGTAGTAGGTCGGTATGTGCCTTGATCCATGATGTAAAAAGGGTAAAATTTACTATGTATATGCATTCCATATGAAGTTAGGAAGAGGATCCATGATCTTATGTGATCTTATAAAACTTTACTATTATTCGGTATGTAGTTCCTTTAGGAGATGATTTGGTATAAAGTTGAATTGTATAGCATCTTTCAAAAATGGATACATGTTTATTACGTGATTGAAGCATATTACGTACGGTTAAGGCTGGAAAAAGTTAACAACGCTATAACAGTTATTTAGAGGCGGAGCTGAGAATTGAAGTAAGAAAAACACTGGTTAAAATTCAAGATCTTTGTGTCACAAATTAGACAAATATTTCAGAAAGCTCTCATTTTGTCTATTTTTACCCTTACTTACTAACCAAGGATGTAAAACTtgggctgaaaaaaaaaaatcgaaaattcTGAAATCGACTTGAATTATCTCGAATTTTTTATTGGTTCgattttgaattttgtataGGAAGTGAATTTTTGTTTCAACCTAAACCGGACTGATATTAATTACCTAAAAAATAAGACTGGAAAGACTCAACCATATGAGATCTCCCTTAGGAGATCAAAGTTCCTAACCACTAAGCCAAATTTTAACATGTGATATTAAAATGCAACTAATATAATTATATGTTATCTAATAACtattaattattcaatttaacATCCCCTCAGAACCCTATCTGCCATCATTTTGACTCTCCCTTGTCGACTTCACTTCAGTTGCACCACAATGACCATTCATTTCGTCTCCCTCTCTCTGTCGTTCCACCATGATAACTATCAATGTCACCAATATTTTTCCTCTCATCCCATATCTCACCACGTTCACCACAAATCAGATGCCACCGCTACAATTCTAGGTTTTGCCACCTTCTTCTTAGTTCTGCAATTCTTCCTTCTCTCACTCGCTCCACTGAACAACCATCGCCGTCACAAACACTTCTCCTCTTATCCCCCTTCTCGCCACCAAGACCATGAATTAGCCATCAGCGTCATTGAACTTCAGCCATCGCCACCACCGCACTTTATTGAACcaatccaaaataaaaataagttttGGTATTCCCAATTTTATGGATTCTGAAATTTTTGGTTCGGGATCGGGCCAAAATAATATATCTGACTATTTTGAATTCGATTTCCATAAATGGTAGCGTTAtgcacacacctatttttatttcttaaatacccTCTCAATTTTCGACCGTTGAATAAAATGAACTGAAGAAGATCAATTGTTGTTTGAATTTCGGTTCGGGTTCCAACCCGAAACCAAACCCTATGTAAAACTCACAAGGAATTTAGACATTAGAGTGAAAGAGAAGAGAATGGAAGAGAGAGGCCATGATACAAGAAGAACATGATACCTTTGTAATAAGTTTGTAGCTTATATAATTAATAACATTAACCTTTTATCATAACAATGGTACGTTAAAAGttttctctcaatctctctctcactctctctctctctctctctctctctctctctctccaaactcTCTATGTGTTGCTACAAAAATCCAAGCTAGATCAAAGTTTCAGTTACTGGCCCTTGCTTTTGCTCGGGGTAGGCAACATCCCTTTATTTCATCTCTTTTTTCCTCCACCttccttcttctctcttttgcCATTTCCCACTTTTCCTTCTCTCTTATCTCTTTTATCACTTCCCCTCACAGCATCCCACCCCCTCTTCATTCCCCCCTTTCcaatcttcttccttctttttttggttATCCCTTGAGTTTTATCTTAGTTTTCCTCAAGTTTGGTCTCAATTACCCCCTAAGCTTGTCTTAGATTTGGTCTTAATTACCCCTTAGCCTCACTTTCTATCCAAAAGGTactttgtatatatttgcaggGATTCATGAAGGGGGACTTGAATCCGGCGTCTACTTTCTCGGTTCAAAGTTTGGCTTCCTCTGAGGATGTGAGTCATGTGACGGTGGTGGCAGTTTGGTTTATGCTGCTTGagattaggattttttttattgtttggtttTGCTGCCTTCAGGCTTAAGCTTGTGTGGGCCTCCTGTTGTATCTTAGGTTGCTACTCTCCTTTTGCTTGGGcattttacttatttattgTTATTTAACTGGCTCTTTCTGGGCCTTGTACTAATTTTTTACAGAAGTAATCttgtttaaacaaaaaaaaaaaaaaaaaaaacacacctcACATGATAGGTCTATATTCGATTTCCCCTCCTCCTACAATCTACCTAATGCCCTGAATGGTTCTATACTTGAGATGATTAATTAGATGGTGACATTGaagtggggtttttttttttttaattttttttttatgtcattGATGAAAAGCAATAGATACATAAGATAAGGGACCCTAATAAAATTGGGGAACCCAATAGCAAGTAAAGACCCCCAAGGAGGCAGTGGACCTAAGGGTAGACAAAGTGGACCAAAAGCGCAGCTTGGGTCACCACCCAAAGGCTAGAAACCAAAGAGGGCGTTAGTGGGGCAAGGAAGGCCATCAATGGACAAGATATAGACTAGACCATATGGAGGCTTCGTAACCCAGACTTTCGAACATATCTCTCTTTTACACTGCAAGGCAACACAAACGGTTGCAGAATTCATTTGTCGAGGAACCCAACACCACTTAAAGGAGGAAAAATGGTGACGAAGATTCCAAATTTGGTGAAGAAGGGGAAAAATAGACCAATTGGCTTTCCTTCTATCCTCATTAATGCTAGCTACTAGAGTGGTAAAATTAGATTCAAAAATAACATTAGTGATATTATTATGGATGGTCGTCTGAATAGCCATGACCCCAGCTTTAGCCTCCGCTTGAAGAGCAGGAGAAGATGTTTCAATCCCACAATTCCTAGCCATCACAGAACCAGAAGTATCCTTAATAACAACTCCAAAACCCGTCGAACCTAATTGCTTGGTCCAGGAGGCATCACAGTTGATTTTCAGCACTGAAATAGAAGGAAAGATCCAAGTTGAAAGAGCGGCCGTGCCCTGAGAGACCCGAGAATGTGCTACAGGGTTGGCAGTCCAAAATTCCTCCATTACCGAATAGGCCTTGTGGATAGTAGTAGCAGAAGATGGGATGATTCAATTAAAGCTAGCTTGACATGACACGACTCGACCCCGATATCTCCAAATACCAAGATAGGCATATGATGGCCaagtgac encodes:
- the LOC137707746 gene encoding choline-phosphate cytidylyltransferase 2-like, whose translation is MAEVEPKDTNGTSNGSANSNSNPADQPDRLVRVYADGIYDLFHFGHARSLEQAKKSFPNTYLLVGCCNDETTHKFKGKTVMTESERYESLRHCKWVDEVIPDAPWVINQEFLDKHEIDFVAHDSLPYADTSGAGQDVYEFVKAVGRFKETKRTDGISTSDIIMRIVKDYNQYVLRNLDRGYTRKELGVSFVKEKRLRVNMRLKKFQEKVKEHQEKVGEKIQTVAMHRNEWVENADRWVAGFLEMFEEGCHKMGTAIRDRIQESLRGQQSGEKYLLENGKVDSDDGQEYYDEDDDEEYYDDEESYDDEEYYQEVYGKEGNGENEKEEKEQNVKVE
- the LOC137709112 gene encoding uncharacterized protein; its protein translation is MEEFWTANPVAHSRVSQGTAALSTWIFPSISVLKINCDASWTKQLGSTGFGVVIKDTSGSVMARNCGIETSSPALQAEAKAGVMAIQTTIHNNITNVIFESNFTTLVASINEDRRKANWSIFPLLHQIWNLRHHFSSFKWCWVPRQMNSATVCVALQCKREICSKVWVTKPPYGLVYILSIDGLPCPTNALFGF